A stretch of Aureispira sp. CCB-E DNA encodes these proteins:
- a CDS encoding TetR/AcrR family transcriptional regulator → MVAREKIIEVASLLFVEHGVKSITIDRIVKQLHTSKRTIYKHFEDKTALLEACLASYHKEIRKENDDIIQASENAIQAMGYLHQRIVFRASQTNPNFFNDILHYYPGLLQKSYRNMGNFAHSELEYLAKWGIKDGLFREDMDIQVTSKTVLALLEMLKDTNRFPVSEYSKERLTFGIMLPYLRGVCTEKGIQQLKMQEELFKVLL, encoded by the coding sequence ATGGTTGCTAGAGAAAAAATAATCGAAGTTGCTTCACTACTATTTGTAGAACATGGTGTTAAAAGCATCACGATAGATCGTATTGTCAAACAACTTCATACATCAAAACGAACCATTTACAAACATTTTGAAGATAAAACGGCTCTCCTTGAAGCTTGCTTAGCCAGTTATCACAAAGAGATACGCAAAGAAAATGATGACATTATCCAAGCCTCTGAAAATGCAATTCAAGCAATGGGGTACTTGCATCAACGCATTGTCTTTAGAGCCAGCCAAACAAATCCTAATTTCTTTAACGACATTCTTCATTACTACCCAGGTCTATTACAAAAGTCCTATCGAAATATGGGCAACTTTGCACATTCCGAACTAGAATACTTGGCTAAATGGGGTATTAAGGATGGTCTATTTAGGGAAGACATGGACATTCAAGTCACTAGCAAAACTGTATTAGCATTATTAGAAATGCTAAAAGATACCAATCGCTTCCCTGTAAGCGAATACAGCAAAGAACGCTTAACATTTGGGATTATGCTTCCCTATTTAAGAGGTGTTTGCACCGAAAAAGGAATACAACAACTAAAAATGCAAGAAGAACTTTTTAAAGTCTTGCTCTAA
- a CDS encoding leucine-rich repeat domain-containing protein: MMFQLWVATFLLMMSHSLCGQQLSNEELWGSSRVGYLEGVCEKLHYCDSYILGDYVPLFLEKLDGLKSISIKSDAIDWRSAIEKIATIETIEELTLYNEEIVELPNTIKKFKNLTALHLSLGKEPNYKQIYEVLSELKMLTKLSIQNVQSPENLKEIYQLKQLKELSIVRITNRRFDWEKAMGYLSQLAELETLDLEGGSFEVLPSNIKELKKLKKLNISTSYVDLSLTIEHLQGLSNLETLILGNNRLGVLPDNIGSLKGLRSLQVDAGALTALPESIGELSALELLSLRNNRLKTLPPSIKKLKKLKVLELRENPLENLPKEFAKLEELQTLRLSELANEQAVLERALEVATLETLELVDLKTSLTAVVAHKNLKTLELDFVGTLDWEKNWSWIFQFNKLEKLVIVSEDLEVVPKEISQLKNLKKLDLAYNEIHTLPESIGELQQLLFLDVQGNSLKEIPVSISNLRALELLNIEFNAIKTIPSDWTKLDQLKVAYFNDNKIKLGKLMLPRSLEYLSIGGNGSVELPNNLAELKNLRVLLAGENKLKHLDGFLIENHPQLTYLYLSANELKELPETLFGGMLWGLNLSENKLLSLPKLSKTNNTLRYLNVANNAAFAFPTHINQLKQLEVLEASESLQGELPQEIGELVHLQELELSAFNKVLLPEAFKKLRNLESIVANYHSIMGESSNFSHLGALPSLRFLEVSELKVPIQKGTFSNLKQLEYLTLVDQEEQPDLELLFNELASCKLLKSVNLNSNNLLEVPKNIGLLASIEYLDISFNEIKALPENISQLLKLRELDISDNQISTLPAGIGYLPSLRKLYMSSNALLELPLSIENWKVIEELSCFDNDLTELPKEICQLNSLKNVDFADNMLDILPEHFDDLENLTDVDLSDNLFVEFPKTLPKLLSLESLILDNNELKDFPEEFKTLRFLNFLSLGGNRYTAEQQKNILREFKNIGFVTFE, translated from the coding sequence ATGATGTTTCAGCTTTGGGTTGCTACTTTTTTGCTAATGATGAGTCATAGTCTTTGTGGGCAACAATTGAGTAATGAAGAATTGTGGGGAAGTTCGAGAGTGGGGTATTTGGAAGGTGTTTGTGAAAAGCTGCACTATTGCGATTCGTATATACTAGGAGATTATGTGCCTCTTTTTTTAGAAAAACTGGATGGCTTGAAGTCAATTAGTATTAAGAGTGATGCGATTGATTGGCGAAGTGCCATCGAAAAAATTGCAACAATAGAGACGATTGAAGAATTGACGTTGTACAATGAAGAAATTGTAGAACTACCGAATACAATCAAGAAGTTTAAAAATCTAACAGCCCTTCACTTAAGCTTAGGGAAGGAACCCAACTACAAGCAGATTTATGAGGTATTGTCAGAACTAAAAATGTTGACAAAACTGAGTATCCAAAACGTGCAATCTCCAGAAAATTTAAAAGAAATTTACCAATTAAAACAACTGAAAGAGCTTTCAATAGTTCGTATTACGAATCGAAGGTTTGATTGGGAGAAAGCGATGGGGTATTTGTCTCAATTGGCAGAATTAGAAACACTGGATTTGGAAGGAGGCTCGTTTGAGGTACTACCCTCTAATATTAAAGAACTCAAAAAGCTCAAAAAACTTAATATAAGTACGTCGTATGTAGATTTGTCGTTGACGATAGAGCACCTGCAAGGATTGTCTAATTTAGAAACATTGATACTTGGTAATAACAGATTGGGGGTGCTCCCTGATAATATAGGAAGCCTTAAAGGACTTAGGAGTTTACAGGTCGATGCAGGGGCATTGACTGCATTGCCAGAGTCGATAGGAGAGTTGAGTGCCTTAGAATTACTGTCTTTGCGTAATAACCGTCTGAAAACATTGCCTCCAAGCATCAAAAAACTCAAAAAATTAAAAGTGTTGGAGCTTCGAGAAAACCCTTTGGAGAACTTACCAAAGGAATTTGCTAAATTGGAGGAGCTGCAAACGTTGAGGCTTAGCGAATTGGCTAATGAGCAGGCAGTTTTGGAGCGAGCCTTAGAAGTAGCTACCTTAGAGACTTTAGAGTTGGTGGATCTAAAAACGAGTTTAACGGCCGTTGTTGCTCATAAAAACCTAAAAACATTGGAACTGGATTTTGTTGGTACATTAGATTGGGAGAAGAATTGGTCGTGGATATTTCAATTTAATAAATTGGAAAAATTGGTTATCGTATCAGAGGATTTAGAGGTGGTGCCCAAGGAAATTAGTCAGCTAAAAAATCTCAAAAAATTGGATTTAGCATACAATGAAATTCATACCTTACCTGAGTCTATTGGAGAGTTGCAACAGCTTTTATTTTTAGATGTTCAAGGAAATAGCTTAAAGGAAATCCCCGTTTCTATTAGTAATTTAAGAGCGCTAGAGTTGTTGAATATAGAATTTAATGCCATTAAAACTATACCAAGCGATTGGACTAAGTTGGATCAGCTTAAGGTTGCCTATTTTAATGATAATAAAATTAAATTAGGAAAATTGATGTTGCCTAGAAGTTTAGAATATCTTAGTATAGGAGGGAATGGTTCAGTTGAGTTACCGAATAATTTGGCAGAATTGAAGAATCTGAGGGTTTTGTTGGCAGGGGAAAATAAATTAAAGCATCTAGATGGTTTTTTAATAGAAAATCACCCCCAATTAACGTATTTATATTTGAGTGCCAATGAACTAAAAGAATTGCCTGAAACATTGTTTGGAGGAATGCTGTGGGGACTTAACTTATCAGAGAACAAATTACTTAGTCTTCCTAAGTTATCAAAAACAAACAATACGTTGAGATATTTGAATGTCGCCAATAATGCAGCATTTGCCTTTCCAACGCATATTAATCAGTTGAAACAATTGGAAGTTTTAGAGGCAAGTGAAAGTCTCCAAGGTGAACTGCCTCAAGAAATAGGGGAACTTGTTCATTTGCAAGAATTGGAACTTTCGGCTTTTAATAAAGTGTTGCTTCCTGAAGCTTTTAAAAAGTTAAGGAACTTAGAAAGTATCGTTGCTAATTATCATTCCATTATGGGAGAGTCATCTAATTTTTCTCATTTAGGAGCTTTGCCTTCTTTGCGTTTTTTAGAAGTTTCGGAGTTGAAAGTACCTATACAAAAAGGCACTTTTTCGAATCTAAAGCAATTGGAGTATTTGACGTTGGTTGATCAAGAAGAACAGCCTGATTTAGAATTGCTTTTCAATGAACTTGCTTCGTGCAAGCTTTTAAAAAGTGTGAATTTAAATTCAAATAACTTACTAGAAGTGCCTAAAAATATAGGTTTGTTGGCTTCTATAGAGTATTTAGATATTTCATTTAATGAGATAAAAGCATTGCCTGAAAATATAAGCCAGCTTCTAAAATTAAGGGAACTAGATATTAGTGATAATCAAATTAGCACCTTGCCAGCGGGTATTGGGTATTTGCCAAGCCTCAGAAAGCTGTATATGAGCAGCAATGCGCTGTTGGAATTACCATTGAGTATAGAAAATTGGAAAGTAATTGAAGAATTAAGTTGCTTTGATAATGATTTGACAGAATTACCAAAAGAAATTTGTCAGTTGAACTCTTTAAAAAATGTAGATTTTGCGGATAATATGCTAGATATTTTGCCAGAGCATTTTGATGATTTGGAAAATTTAACGGATGTGGATTTGAGTGATAATTTGTTTGTTGAGTTTCCCAAAACATTACCAAAGCTTTTAAGTTTAGAAAGCTTGATTTTGGATAATAACGAATTAAAAGATTTTCCAGAGGAGTTTAAAACATTGAGATTTCTGAATTTTTTAAGTTTGGGAGGAAACCGATATACGGCAGAACAGCAAAAAAATATCTTGAGAGAGTTTAAAAATATTGGTTTTGTTACATTTGAGTGA